Sequence from the Saccharopolyspora pogona genome:
CCCCAGTACACGTCCACGTTCGCCCAGTCCACCGCGTCGCGGGCGGGAGAACCGTTGACCTGTTCGAGCACGCCGATGCCCGTGCGGCCGCCGGTGAGCACCACCGACGCCACGCCGTGCGCGGCCTGCGCGTCGACGATCTTGGTGATCAGCCGGGCCGCCGCAGCGGCCGCGAGCAGCTCGCCGGTGGCGTGCACGACCACTTCCGGCCGGGTCATGAACCGGCCTCTGCCGGCTCGGTCTCCGCCGCCGGTTCTTCCTCGCCGCGGACGATCGTGTCCAGGCCCTGCAGGGTGGCCTCGTAGATCTCGTCCGCGTCGAGGCGGCGCAGTTCCTCGGTGAGGCAGTCGCGCACCTCGCGGCGCTGCAACGACACCCGCCGGTCCGGCTGGCCCGGCTGGGTCAGCGTCCCGACCTTGCCGTCCTGGCGGACGATCTCCACGTTGCCCGACGGGCGCTCCAGCACCGCTGCGACGATGCCCGGCCCGCGCGGGTGCTCCAGCCGGCGCACCGGGATTCCCAGGTAGCTGGCCAGCCACGCGGCCAGCAGGTCGGTCGACGGCGAGTCCGCCGCACCGGTGACCGTGGCGGCCGTGACGGCATCGTGCGGCGGCAGGTCCATCGCCGCCGCCAGCATCGCGCGCCACGAGGTCAGCCTGGTCCAGGCCAGATCCGTGTCACCGTCCGCATAGGACTTCACGCGCTTCTGCAGCGAGGCGATCGGGTCCGCTTCGGCCGCCGCGTCGGTGATCCGGCGGTGCGATAGCGCGCCGATCGGGTCCTTCGCGGGGAACTCCGGGGATTCCGTGGGCCACCACGCCACGACCGGCGCGTCCGGCAGCAGCAGCGGCACCACCGAGCCGGCGCCCTCGTCGGCCAGCGGCCCGTACAGCCGCAGCACGATGACCTCCGAGGCCCCAGCGTCGCCGCCGATGCGGATCTGGGCGTCCAGCCGCGGCGCGGCCTGCCGCGCCCCGCTGGCCACCACGATCACCCGGCACGGGTGCTCCCGGCTGGCGTCGTTGGCGGCCTGGATGGCCTTCTCCACCTCGGTGCCGTCGCCGGTGACGATCACCAGCGTCAGCACCCGGCCCAGCGCGACGGCACCGCCGGTCTCGCGCAGTTCCACCAGCTTCTTGTTGACCTGCGAAGTGGTGGTGGACGGCAGATCGATGATCACGGTCGCCTCCAGACGCGTCCGGTTCGGGCCAGCATCGCGTCCGCCGACGGCGGACCCCACGTCCCGGCCTTGTACGGCTCGGGTTTGCCGTTGACTGCCCAGTTGTCCAGCACGGGGTCGAGGATCCGCCAGGACAGCTCGACCTCCTCGTTGACCGGGAACAGCGACGGCTCGCCCAGCAGCACGTCCAGGATGAGCCGCTCGTAGGCCTCCGGCGAGGACTCGGTGAACGCGTGCCCGTAACCGAAGTCCATGGTCACGTCGCGCACCTCCATCGAGGTGCCCGGCACCTTCGCGCCGAAGCGCATCGTGATGCCCTCGTCCGGCTGCACCCGGATCACCAGGGCGTTCTGCCCGAGCTCCTCGGTCATCGTGCTGTCGAACGGCAGGTGCGGGGCGCGCTTGAACACCACCGCGATCTCGGTGACCCGGCGGCCCAGTCGCTTGCCGCTGCGCAGGTAGAACGGCACCCCGGCCCACCGCCGGCTTGCCACCTCCAGGGTGATCGCCGCGTAGGTCTCGGTGATCGAGTCGGACGCGAAACCGCCCTCCTCGTGCAGGCCCGGCACCAGCGAACCGCCCTGCCACCCGCCGGTGTACTGGCCGCGGGCCGTGGTCTGGTCGAACGGGCCGACCGGCTTGGTCGCCGACAGCACCTTGATCTTCTCCGCGCGCAGGTCCTGCGGGGAGAACGAGACCGGCTCCTCCATCGCGGTGAACGCCAGCAGCTGCAGCAGGTGGTTCTGGATCACGTCGCGGGCCGCGCCGATGCCGTCGTAGTAGCCGGCACGCCCGCCCAGACCGATGTCCTCGGCCATGGTGATCTGCACGTGGTCCACGTAGTGCGCGTTCCAGATCGGCTCGAACAGCTGGTTCGCGAAGCGCAGCGCCAGGATGTTCTGCACCGTCTCCTTGCCGAGGTAGTGGTCGATGCGGAATACCGACTCCTCGGGGAACACCTCGTTGACGATGCCGTTGAGCTGCCGCGCGCTCTCCAGGTCGTGGCCGAACGGTTTCTCGATGACCACCCGCCGCCAGCTGCCGCCGGACTGGTCGGTCAGCCCCGAGCGGGACAGCTGCTTGAGCACCGTCGGAAACGCCGAGGGCGGCACCGACAGGTAGAACGCGTGGTTGCCGCCGGTGCCGCGTTCGGCGTCGAGCTGCTTGACCGTCTCGGCGAGCCGGTCGAAGGCGCCGTCGTCGTCGAACGACCCCGGCACGAACCGGATGCCCTCAGCCAGCCGGTCCCAGACGTTCTGGTGGAACGGGGTCCGCGCGTGCTCCCGGACCGCGTCGTAGACGACCTGGCCGAAGTCCTGGTCGGCCCAGTCGCGGCGGGCGAAGCCGGTCAGCGCGAAGCCCGGCGGCAGCAGGCTCCGGTTGGCCAGGTCGTAGATCGCCGGCATCAGCTTCTTGCGGGACAGGTCACCCGTCACGCCGAAGATCGTCAACCCGCACGGGCCGGCGATCCGAGGCAGCCGCTTGTCCCGCGGATCGCGCAGCGGGTTGTGCCACTGTTCGCTTCGAGTCACGCCTGGTCCTCCAAGGAGCGCAGGTGCTGCACGGCCTTGACCAGCTCGACGAGCCCGGCCGCCCGGTCGGTGAGGTGCAGTCGCAGCACCGGCCGGTTGCGGTCGGCGAGCACTTGGCCGTCGCCGAGCGCCTGGGCGCGCTGCAGCCCGGCCAGCGTGTACGGCCGGTCCGGGACCTCCAGGTCCTCTTCGGCCGCGCCGGTGATCTGCAGGAACACGCCGTTCTGGTGGCCGCCCTTGTGGTACTGGCCGGTGGAGTGCAGGAACCTCGGTCCCCAGCCGAAGGTCGTCTGCAGCCCGGTGCGGCGCGCCAGCTCGGGCCGCAGCACCGCGGTCGAGGCGTCGTCGAGGCGGTCCAGGTACGCCTGGACGGCGAGGTAACCGCCCTTCGGCGCGGTGGCCAGGAAGGCCCGCAGCGCCTCGGTCACGTTGCCGACGCCTGCGGTCAGCCAGTCGCCGGAAGGGTGCACCTCGATCGCGCCGTCGACCAGCGCCGGGGTCGCGGCCGGGCCGCCGGCCGGGCCGTCCAGCAGCGCCCGCGCGGCCTTCTTCGCGGCTTCCACGTCCGGCTGGTCGAATGGGTTGATGCCCAGCAGCCGACCGGCCACCGCGGTGGCGAACTCCCACAGCAGGAACATGCCGCCCAGTGGGCCGGCGGTGCTGATCTGCGCGCCGTCGACGGCCGGCCCGACGGCCACGGTCGTCGCGCCGGCACCGGCGTCGGCGAAGCCGGGGGCGTCGATGTTCTCGACGACGACGGGCAGCAGGCCGGTGCCGTTCTTACCGGTGGACTCGGCGATCAGCTGCTCGACCCAGTCGCCGAAGCCCGCGATGCCCGAGCCGGTGTCGGCGAAGACGACCTTCTCGGACCCCTTGGCGTGCGCCGCACCCAGCGCCGCGCCCAGCCGCAACGCCGGGTTGCCGGTGTCATCGGCGCTCAGCCGCCGGAACGCGGCAGCGGCGTCGTCCAGCAGCGCCGCGACGTCGGCACCGGCCAGCCCGGCGGGCACCAGCCCGAAGGCGGTCAGCGCCGAGTAGCGGCCGCCCACGTGCGGGTCGGCGGTGAAAACCTTGCGGTAGCCCGCCTCGCGCGCCGCAGACTCCATCGGCGAACCGGGGTCGGTGACCACGATGATGCGGGTCACAGGATCGATTCCGTTTTGCGTGAAAGCCCGCTCGAAGATCCCGCGGTGGCTGTCGGTCTCGACGGTGGTCCCGGACTTCGAGGAGATGACCAGCACGGTGCGGTCGAGGTCACCGGCCAGCGCGTCCGCGACCTGCCCGGGGTCGGTGGTGTCCAGCACGACCAGCGGCACGCCGGCGGTCGCGGTGATCACCTCCGGAGCCAGCGACGAGCCACCCATCCCGGCCAGCACGATGCGGTCCAGGCCCTCGGCGTGCAGTTCGGCGCGCAGCGCGTCGATCTCGGCGAGCAGCGGACGCGAGCTCTCGTGCAGCGTCGTCCAGGACAGCCGGATGGATGCCTCGCTCTCGGCGTCCGGACCCCACAGCGTGGCGTCCTGGGCGGCGAGCTTGCCGGCAACCTCATCGGCGGCCAGGCGCTCGACCAGCGGTCGGGCCTCGGCCGCTAGCGCAACATCGGGAATGTCGACGGAGGTTTCGGTTGCCATGTAGTTCCTTCAGCGCTCGATCCAGTTGGGCTCGAACCCTAGATCGATCCGGGGGATCCTGGGTTCGATCTTGGAAGCCAACTTCGTGCGACCACAGTGTCGCCGATCCGGGCCGGTGCGGCAGGTGTGCACCGGCCCGGATTTCCCGGAGACTTCGGCAGTTGTTTACTTCGCCTGGTCCAGTTGCCGGCCCACGGTCTCCAGCAGTTCGGTCCAGGACTTCTCGAACTTCTCGACGCCCTCGCTCTCCAGCACCGCGAACACGTCGTCGAGGTCGATGCCGATCTTGGCGAGGTCGTCGAAGACCTGCTGCGAGGCGGCGGCGGTGCCGGTGACCGTGTCGCCGCGCACGTCGGCGTGGTCCGCGGTGGCCTTCAGGGTCGCCTCCGGCATGGTGTTCACCGTGTTCGGCGCGGCCAGCTCGTCCACGTAGCGCGTGTCGGAGTAGGCCGGGTCCTTCACGCCGGTGGACGCCCACAGCGGACGCTGCGCCTTCGCGCCGGCGGCCTCGAGAGCCTTCCAGCGCTCGGTGCCGAAGACCTCCTCGTAGGCCGCGTAGGCCAGCCGCGCGTTGGCGATCGCTGCCTTGCCGCGCAGCTCCTCACCACCGGCGAACTTCTCCAGCCGCTTGTCGATCTCGGTGTCCACCCGGGACACGAAGAACGACGCGACAGAGGAGATCTGGGCGACGTCGTGACCGCCTGCCTTGGCCTGCTCCAAGCCGGCTAGGAAGGCGTCCATCACGTCACGGTAGCGCTGCACCGAGAAGATCAGCGTGACGTTGACGCTGATGCCCTCGGCGAGCACGCGGGTGATCGCGGGCAGGCCCTCCACGGTGGCCGGGATCTTGACCATCAGGTTCGGCCGGTCCACGGCTTTCCACAGGTCCACGGCCTCGGCCACGGTGCGCTCGGTGTCGTGCGCCAGCCGCGGGTCGACCTCCAGCGAGACCCGGCCGTCGACGCCGCCGGTGGACTCGTAGACGTTGCGGAAGA
This genomic interval carries:
- the opcA gene encoding glucose-6-phosphate dehydrogenase assembly protein OpcA, whose amino-acid sequence is MIIDLPSTTTSQVNKKLVELRETGGAVALGRVLTLVIVTGDGTEVEKAIQAANDASREHPCRVIVVASGARQAAPRLDAQIRIGGDAGASEVIVLRLYGPLADEGAGSVVPLLLPDAPVVAWWPTESPEFPAKDPIGALSHRRITDAAAEADPIASLQKRVKSYADGDTDLAWTRLTSWRAMLAAAMDLPPHDAVTAATVTGAADSPSTDLLAAWLASYLGIPVRRLEHPRGPGIVAAVLERPSGNVEIVRQDGKVGTLTQPGQPDRRVSLQRREVRDCLTEELRRLDADEIYEATLQGLDTIVRGEEEPAAETEPAEAGS
- the zwf gene encoding glucose-6-phosphate dehydrogenase; this translates as MTRSEQWHNPLRDPRDKRLPRIAGPCGLTIFGVTGDLSRKKLMPAIYDLANRSLLPPGFALTGFARRDWADQDFGQVVYDAVREHARTPFHQNVWDRLAEGIRFVPGSFDDDGAFDRLAETVKQLDAERGTGGNHAFYLSVPPSAFPTVLKQLSRSGLTDQSGGSWRRVVIEKPFGHDLESARQLNGIVNEVFPEESVFRIDHYLGKETVQNILALRFANQLFEPIWNAHYVDHVQITMAEDIGLGGRAGYYDGIGAARDVIQNHLLQLLAFTAMEEPVSFSPQDLRAEKIKVLSATKPVGPFDQTTARGQYTGGWQGGSLVPGLHEEGGFASDSITETYAAITLEVASRRWAGVPFYLRSGKRLGRRVTEIAVVFKRAPHLPFDSTMTEELGQNALVIRVQPDEGITMRFGAKVPGTSMEVRDVTMDFGYGHAFTESSPEAYERLILDVLLGEPSLFPVNEEVELSWRILDPVLDNWAVNGKPEPYKAGTWGPPSADAMLARTGRVWRRP
- a CDS encoding glucose-6-phosphate isomerase, with product MATETSVDIPDVALAAEARPLVERLAADEVAGKLAAQDATLWGPDAESEASIRLSWTTLHESSRPLLAEIDALRAELHAEGLDRIVLAGMGGSSLAPEVITATAGVPLVVLDTTDPGQVADALAGDLDRTVLVISSKSGTTVETDSHRGIFERAFTQNGIDPVTRIIVVTDPGSPMESAAREAGYRKVFTADPHVGGRYSALTAFGLVPAGLAGADVAALLDDAAAAFRRLSADDTGNPALRLGAALGAAHAKGSEKVVFADTGSGIAGFGDWVEQLIAESTGKNGTGLLPVVVENIDAPGFADAGAGATTVAVGPAVDGAQISTAGPLGGMFLLWEFATAVAGRLLGINPFDQPDVEAAKKAARALLDGPAGGPAATPALVDGAIEVHPSGDWLTAGVGNVTEALRAFLATAPKGGYLAVQAYLDRLDDASTAVLRPELARRTGLQTTFGWGPRFLHSTGQYHKGGHQNGVFLQITGAAEEDLEVPDRPYTLAGLQRAQALGDGQVLADRNRPVLRLHLTDRAAGLVELVKAVQHLRSLEDQA
- the tal gene encoding transaldolase, which encodes MTTNPNLKALSEAGVSIWLDDLSRQRISSGNLAELITDQAVVGVTSNPTIFANALSNAADYTEKVRELAARGASVDDTVRELTTADVRDAADIFRNVYESTGGVDGRVSLEVDPRLAHDTERTVAEAVDLWKAVDRPNLMVKIPATVEGLPAITRVLAEGISVNVTLIFSVQRYRDVMDAFLAGLEQAKAGGHDVAQISSVASFFVSRVDTEIDKRLEKFAGGEELRGKAAIANARLAYAAYEEVFGTERWKALEAAGAKAQRPLWASTGVKDPAYSDTRYVDELAAPNTVNTMPEATLKATADHADVRGDTVTGTAAASQQVFDDLAKIGIDLDDVFAVLESEGVEKFEKSWTELLETVGRQLDQAK